In Nostoc sp. CENA543, a single genomic region encodes these proteins:
- a CDS encoding FAD-dependent oxidoreductase, which produces MKRRQKVASMMSLTLISGYLLPHSAIIAAPPRSPDKTIDCEILVAGGGLSGVATAYEGLLAGKRVCLTEITDWLGGQISSQGTSALDERPTQRSRQFYSRGYLELRNRIQKKYGKLNPGDCWVSDSCFLPRDAHTILVQMLKDAEKRGKGKLEWFPNTVIKELTISKNDTSTDGQLITGAIAIQHQPAQGAPPLNTLPLSQTIEDAYRYNNSSRFTKTIIRFVPRQSKSKIPWYVVDASETGEIIALADVPYRLGIDGRSFLEPSSSSTSNDPYCTQGFTYTFAMEATKEPQPQKMPPFYLQYSPYFSYELERLANFDLVFTYRRIWSPNQGQPTSFRGVNFTAPTPGDISMQNWTWGNDYRPGTAKDNLVYTRQQLQATGQLKPGGWMGGLRTETFRKAEEHALSYYYWLVAGTTDSQLGKGVKKQQTNNRFLSGLDSPMGTVHGLSKYPYMREGRRIIGRPSWGQPGGFTIWEIDISRRNYNDEYYRKTLPASMYRQLKAALAGLEATSVISGQIKPDQVMRRTRSTIFPDAVGIGHYAIDFHPCMTKSPPEAAGNTERAGERRGGGQAYPFQIALRAMIPQKVDNLIVGGKSIATSHIAAAAYRVHSFEWSAGAAAGTVTAFALKNNVAPYELVDDLPKPEPQLQALKRLLEKNGNPTAFPDTSIFNQNWEDWR; this is translated from the coding sequence ATGAAGCGTAGACAAAAAGTAGCCTCAATGATGAGTCTGACCTTAATCTCTGGCTACCTCTTACCACATTCCGCTATCATCGCCGCCCCACCCAGAAGCCCAGATAAGACTATTGATTGTGAGATTTTAGTTGCTGGTGGTGGACTTTCTGGCGTAGCTACAGCTTATGAGGGTTTGTTAGCCGGAAAAAGGGTTTGCTTAACGGAAATTACTGACTGGTTGGGAGGACAAATTTCTTCACAGGGAACATCTGCATTAGATGAACGACCTACTCAACGCAGTCGTCAGTTCTATTCTCGTGGTTATTTAGAATTACGCAATCGCATTCAAAAAAAATACGGTAAACTCAACCCTGGAGACTGTTGGGTGAGTGATTCCTGTTTTCTACCGCGTGATGCACATACCATTCTGGTGCAGATGCTCAAGGATGCGGAAAAACGGGGTAAAGGGAAGTTAGAATGGTTTCCCAATACGGTAATTAAAGAACTGACTATCTCTAAGAATGATACTAGTACAGATGGACAGTTAATTACTGGGGCGATCGCTATTCAACATCAGCCAGCTCAAGGCGCGCCACCCCTCAACACTTTGCCCCTATCACAAACTATAGAAGACGCGTATCGCTATAACAATTCGTCTCGCTTTACTAAAACTATTATTCGCTTCGTTCCTAGACAAAGTAAAAGCAAGATTCCCTGGTATGTGGTAGACGCTAGCGAAACCGGAGAAATTATTGCTTTAGCGGATGTCCCCTACCGCTTAGGTATAGATGGGCGTTCCTTCCTAGAACCTTCATCTTCCAGCACTAGTAATGATCCCTACTGCACCCAAGGCTTCACCTACACCTTTGCAATGGAGGCGACAAAAGAACCTCAACCGCAAAAAATGCCGCCTTTTTATCTGCAATACTCTCCCTACTTTAGCTATGAGTTGGAACGGTTGGCCAATTTTGACCTAGTATTTACCTATCGTCGCATCTGGAGTCCCAACCAAGGACAACCAACCAGTTTTAGAGGCGTTAATTTTACTGCTCCCACCCCAGGAGATATATCCATGCAAAACTGGACTTGGGGTAATGACTACCGCCCTGGAACGGCTAAAGATAATTTAGTCTACACTCGTCAACAGTTACAAGCCACAGGACAGTTAAAACCCGGCGGTTGGATGGGTGGACTCAGAACAGAAACTTTCCGCAAAGCCGAAGAACACGCTTTATCGTACTATTATTGGCTAGTCGCCGGCACAACCGATTCCCAATTAGGAAAGGGTGTGAAAAAGCAACAAACCAATAACCGCTTTTTATCTGGTTTAGATTCCCCGATGGGGACAGTACATGGCTTATCGAAATATCCCTATATGCGGGAAGGAAGGCGCATTATCGGCCGCCCCAGTTGGGGACAACCAGGAGGTTTTACAATTTGGGAGATTGATATTTCTCGCCGTAACTACAACGATGAATATTACCGCAAAACCCTGCCAGCGAGTATGTATCGCCAACTCAAAGCTGCTTTGGCTGGTTTGGAAGCAACATCAGTAATTTCTGGTCAAATTAAGCCAGATCAAGTGATGCGGCGGACTCGTTCTACTATTTTCCCCGATGCGGTGGGTATTGGTCACTACGCCATTGACTTTCATCCTTGTATGACAAAAAGTCCCCCAGAAGCCGCAGGTAACACAGAACGTGCTGGAGAAAGACGCGGCGGCGGACAGGCTTATCCCTTCCAAATTGCGCTGAGAGCGATGATTCCTCAAAAAGTGGACAATTTAATTGTTGGTGGTAAAAGTATTGCTACTAGTCACATTGCGGCGGCGGCTTATCGGGTTCACTCCTTTGAATGGTCTGCTGGTGCGGCGGCGGGAACTGTTACCGCTTTCGCCCTCAAAAATAACGTCGCACCTTACGAATTAGTAGATGATTTACCAAAGCCAGAACCCCAACTGCAAGCCTTGAAACGTCTATTAGAGAAGAATGGCAATCCTACGGCTTTTCCTGATACCTCTATTTTTAATCAAAATTGGGAAGATTGGCGGTAG
- a CDS encoding TetR/AcrR family transcriptional regulator, with translation MPKQTYIPYLLQLFRQYGYDGATLSKISEATGLGKASLYHHFPGGKDEMVETVLDYLEQWLGENILPALRSDGDAETRLRRMCDRLSELYEQGEQPCLFAILLLGSARDVFHAKVESLFRAWIDEIASVLIADGMDEEQAKHRGEDVAIAIQGSLILSQGLHNPSPFQRVIQQLPRSICHNLQ, from the coding sequence ATGCCCAAACAGACTTATATTCCGTATCTCTTGCAACTGTTTCGGCAGTATGGCTACGACGGTGCAACGTTGTCCAAAATTTCAGAAGCGACTGGGTTAGGTAAGGCTAGCCTGTATCATCACTTTCCTGGTGGTAAGGATGAGATGGTCGAGACGGTGCTGGATTATTTGGAACAATGGTTAGGGGAAAATATTTTGCCAGCGTTACGTTCTGATGGCGATGCGGAAACAAGATTGCGGCGGATGTGCGATCGCCTCAGTGAACTCTATGAACAGGGGGAACAACCTTGTTTATTTGCGATTTTGCTGCTGGGTTCAGCCCGTGATGTATTTCACGCCAAAGTAGAAAGTTTATTTCGTGCTTGGATAGATGAGATCGCTAGCGTATTAATAGCAGACGGGATGGACGAAGAACAGGCTAAACATCGGGGGGAAGATGTAGCGATCGCCATTCAAGGGTCATTAATTCTCTCTCAAGGATTGCATAACCCATCACCTTTTCAGCGTGTGATCCAACAACTACCCAGGAGCATTTGTCACAATTTGCAATAA
- a CDS encoding pyridoxamine 5'-phosphate oxidase family protein, with amino-acid sequence MPRKFGEIAFTPEVQAAQSERGSRQTYERYIANGPAGDTITPQIAEFIARLDGFYLGTVSSNGYPYIQFRGGTPGFLKVLDEKTLGFADFSGNVQYITVGNLSGEAKAFMFLMDYRHRQRIKVWGKAEYIEGDSALIEQVRVPNYKAEIERVILFHVEAVSENCPQHIPIRYGVAEVEAMIAPLEARIQDLEQQLGKALSNG; translated from the coding sequence ATGCCACGCAAATTTGGAGAAATTGCCTTTACTCCTGAAGTTCAGGCTGCACAATCAGAACGAGGTTCACGGCAAACCTATGAACGCTATATTGCTAATGGCCCTGCCGGCGACACTATTACGCCACAAATTGCTGAATTTATCGCTCGTTTAGATGGATTTTATTTGGGAACAGTCAGTTCTAATGGCTATCCTTATATCCAGTTTCGCGGCGGTACACCAGGTTTTCTCAAGGTACTGGATGAAAAAACTCTGGGATTTGCTGACTTTTCGGGAAATGTGCAGTACATTACCGTCGGTAATCTTTCGGGAGAAGCCAAAGCATTCATGTTTTTGATGGATTATCGTCACCGCCAACGAATCAAAGTGTGGGGAAAAGCTGAATATATCGAAGGAGATTCAGCTTTAATTGAGCAGGTTCGTGTCCCCAATTACAAAGCAGAAATTGAACGCGTGATTCTCTTTCACGTTGAAGCAGTAAGTGAGAACTGTCCACAGCATATTCCTATCCGCTACGGCGTTGCGGAAGTAGAAGCCATGATCGCGCCTCTTGAGGCTCGGATTCAAGATTTGGAACAGCAATTAGGTAAAGCATTGAGCAATGGCTGA
- a CDS encoding nuclear transport factor 2 family protein → MSNILRPPLPPFTKETAVAKVQAAEDAWNTRNPEQVALAYTEDSVWRNRSEFFSGRDKIREFLTRKWNTELDYRLKKELWSFTDNRISVKFEYEYHTDSGQWYRAYGNEQWEFAENGLMRRREASINDVPIPESERKFH, encoded by the coding sequence ATGTCTAATATTCTCAGACCTCCTTTACCTCCCTTTACCAAAGAAACGGCTGTGGCTAAAGTCCAGGCGGCGGAAGACGCTTGGAACACACGCAACCCTGAACAAGTCGCCTTAGCATACACAGAAGATTCGGTTTGGCGAAATCGATCAGAATTCTTCTCCGGAAGAGATAAAATCCGAGAGTTCCTCACGCGCAAATGGAATACTGAATTAGACTACCGACTCAAAAAGGAACTTTGGAGTTTCACCGACAACCGGATTTCCGTCAAATTTGAGTACGAATATCATACCGATTCTGGTCAATGGTATCGTGCCTATGGTAATGAACAGTGGGAGTTTGCAGAAAACGGACTGATGCGACGACGGGAAGCTAGTATTAACGATGTTCCTATCCCAGAATCAGAACGTAAGTTTCATTAG
- the clpS gene encoding ATP-dependent Clp protease adapter ClpS: MVTTRSAVVFAMGTAPTVTPEKTSQTVRKTYPNYKVIVLNDDFNTFQHVAECLIKYIPGMTSDLAWDLTNQVHYEGQAIVWVGPQEPAELYHQQLRRAGLTMAPLEAA, from the coding sequence ATGGTTACAACACGTTCAGCAGTTGTTTTTGCTATGGGTACAGCACCAACTGTCACTCCCGAAAAGACTAGTCAGACTGTCCGTAAGACTTACCCTAATTATAAGGTAATTGTCTTAAATGATGACTTTAATACTTTCCAACACGTAGCTGAGTGTTTGATCAAGTATATTCCAGGCATGACCAGCGATTTGGCTTGGGATTTAACTAATCAAGTGCATTATGAGGGACAAGCTATCGTCTGGGTAGGCCCTCAAGAACCAGCAGAATTGTATCATCAACAGCTGCGTCGGGCTGGGTTAACAATGGCCCCATTAGAGGCAGCTTAA
- a CDS encoding DUF2103 domain-containing protein: MAKSSADTSKVNTRKDARLVWNHSTHLPGLIPILERLCQEDGIQTITPGVIGRVKGHAPKMQLRVSVPIRGGYKIIARHGKTVQEVFILTTLAQDKLEEIIAIAMKQ, encoded by the coding sequence ATGGCTAAATCCAGTGCAGACACATCAAAAGTTAATACTCGTAAAGATGCCAGATTAGTTTGGAATCATTCTACACATCTTCCTGGTTTGATACCGATTTTAGAAAGGCTATGTCAAGAAGATGGGATTCAAACCATTACACCAGGGGTAATTGGTAGAGTCAAAGGTCATGCACCTAAAATGCAATTGCGCGTGTCTGTACCTATTCGGGGTGGTTACAAAATTATTGCTAGACATGGTAAGACAGTGCAGGAGGTGTTTATCCTGACGACTCTGGCGCAGGATAAACTCGAAGAAATAATTGCGATCGCCATGAAACAATAA
- a CDS encoding ATP-binding protein, with amino-acid sequence MEVALGTIIDAIIWTDENGKVNWSNATFDHLVNKQRLQVFGANLIDLLPLSKNGEVVPEHLHPVFRALKHQLNATDIYEFKRLEKNLILEVSWAYVQIKNTDSSAILVIRDVTARQTAEAELQRHREQLRELVEEQTAELVAANEKLKKAQVQLVQTEKMSSLGQLVAGIAHEINNPVNFIYANLSYIQKYTQDILHVLKLYQNYVVETPNNILQQMQEVDLDFIIEDLPKTVSSLEIGAERIRQIVLSLRTFSRLDEAELKKVNIHEGIDSTLVILGHRLTTDGDAANIEVIKEYGDLPLVCCYAGLINQVFMNILGNAIDAVEECSRYHSDRALNQDCKYQGIITISTASITPDWITIRIADNGLGIPEHIKHQLFDPFFTTKPVGKGTGLGLSISYQIIVEQHHGRIWCNSEIGKGTEFVIEIPLTTLLDNRE; translated from the coding sequence ATGGAAGTAGCACTTGGTACTATTATTGATGCCATTATCTGGACTGATGAAAATGGCAAAGTCAATTGGTCAAATGCTACTTTTGATCATCTAGTTAATAAACAACGATTACAAGTCTTTGGTGCTAATTTAATTGATTTGCTGCCCCTTAGTAAAAATGGTGAAGTTGTCCCGGAACATCTACACCCAGTTTTTCGGGCTTTAAAACATCAGTTAAATGCTACAGATATTTATGAATTTAAAAGATTAGAAAAAAACTTAATTTTAGAAGTCTCTTGGGCTTATGTACAGATTAAAAATACGGATTCTAGTGCAATTTTAGTTATCCGAGATGTGACTGCTAGACAAACAGCAGAAGCAGAACTTCAGCGACATCGGGAACAATTACGGGAACTAGTCGAAGAACAAACGGCGGAATTAGTAGCGGCTAATGAAAAACTCAAAAAAGCCCAAGTGCAATTAGTACAAACTGAAAAAATGTCTAGTTTAGGACAGCTTGTGGCGGGAATTGCCCACGAAATTAATAATCCGGTAAATTTTATTTATGCCAACTTGAGTTACATTCAAAAATATACTCAAGATATTCTGCACGTTTTAAAACTCTACCAAAATTATGTAGTCGAAACTCCAAACAATATTTTGCAACAAATGCAAGAAGTGGATTTAGACTTTATCATTGAGGATTTACCTAAAACTGTCTCTTCATTAGAAATAGGTGCAGAACGTATCCGACAGATAGTTTTATCCTTGCGTACATTTTCTCGCCTAGATGAAGCTGAATTAAAGAAAGTCAATATTCATGAGGGTATTGATAGCACGTTAGTTATTTTGGGACACCGTTTAACAACTGATGGCGATGCAGCAAATATTGAAGTAATTAAAGAATATGGGGATTTACCATTAGTATGCTGCTATGCTGGGCTAATTAATCAAGTCTTTATGAATATTCTGGGCAATGCAATTGATGCGGTAGAAGAATGTAGTAGATATCATAGCGATCGCGCTTTAAATCAAGATTGCAAATATCAGGGTATAATCACCATCTCTACCGCATCTATTACCCCAGATTGGATCACTATCCGCATTGCAGATAATGGACTAGGTATACCAGAACATATTAAGCACCAATTATTTGATCCATTTTTCACTACTAAACCAGTTGGTAAAGGTACCGGATTAGGTTTATCAATTAGTTACCAAATCATTGTCGAACAGCACCACGGAAGAATTTGGTGTAATTCTGAAATAGGTAAAGGTACAGAATTTGTCATCGAAATTCCCTTAACTACCCTACTAGATAATAGGGAATAG
- the cax gene encoding calcium/proton exchanger gives MSGKNILFLCLLLFIPISLAAHFLEWGELTVFVTAGLAILPLAGWMGEATEEIAVVVGPNLGGLLNATFGNATELIIALVALNAGFVNVVKASITGSIISNLLLVMGFSMLLGGLRHKEQTFQPIVARVNASSMNLAVIAILLPTAMNYTAKGIGEPVLQHLSLAVAVVLILVYGLTLLFSMKTHAYLYDVGVAETEEEENHSQPNLWLWSGVLLVCTLLVALESELLVDSLEVATSQLGLTALFTGVILVPIVGNAAEHATAVTVAMKDKMDLSLSVAVGSSMQIALFVAPVLVIAGWILGKPMDLDFQPFELVAVVVSVLIANSISSDGKSNWLEGTLLLAAYTVLGFAFYFHPPINGIG, from the coding sequence ATGTCAGGTAAAAACATTCTTTTTCTATGTCTTCTACTGTTTATCCCCATTTCCTTGGCGGCACATTTCCTAGAATGGGGAGAATTAACAGTGTTTGTCACCGCAGGTTTGGCAATTTTACCTCTAGCTGGTTGGATGGGTGAAGCTACAGAAGAAATCGCTGTGGTCGTTGGGCCAAACCTGGGAGGACTATTAAACGCTACCTTTGGTAACGCTACCGAATTAATTATTGCCCTAGTGGCTTTGAATGCTGGCTTTGTTAATGTTGTCAAAGCTAGTATTACGGGTTCCATTATCAGTAATTTGCTGTTGGTAATGGGTTTTTCTATGCTTCTAGGGGGACTACGCCATAAAGAACAGACATTTCAGCCCATTGTGGCGCGAGTTAACGCTTCCTCTATGAATTTGGCGGTGATTGCGATTTTATTACCCACAGCGATGAATTACACCGCTAAAGGTATTGGCGAACCAGTATTACAACACCTATCTTTGGCTGTGGCTGTGGTGTTGATTTTGGTTTATGGCTTGACGCTGCTATTTTCGATGAAAACCCACGCCTATTTATATGATGTAGGTGTGGCAGAAACAGAAGAAGAGGAAAACCATTCTCAACCAAATCTTTGGTTGTGGTCTGGAGTGTTGTTAGTTTGTACTCTATTGGTGGCGTTAGAGTCAGAGTTATTAGTGGATTCTTTAGAGGTGGCTACTTCCCAACTGGGCTTAACAGCGTTGTTTACAGGGGTAATATTAGTTCCCATTGTTGGTAACGCTGCGGAACACGCCACAGCAGTTACTGTAGCGATGAAAGATAAAATGGATCTTTCTTTATCGGTGGCTGTGGGTTCTAGTATGCAAATTGCCTTATTTGTCGCCCCTGTATTAGTAATTGCTGGATGGATACTAGGCAAGCCAATGGATTTAGATTTTCAACCATTTGAATTAGTGGCTGTAGTTGTATCTGTGCTAATTGCTAATAGTATTAGTTCTGATGGCAAATCTAATTGGTTGGAAGGGACATTACTATTAGCTGCTTATACTGTACTGGGATTTGCCTTTTACTTCCACCCACCGATTAACGGTATTGGGTAG
- a CDS encoding DUF4359 domain-containing protein codes for MKLWNIVVSFGSIGLAAVLGLVMANTNPSQSAYEDYAVKQLTSYLKKDVCNQTSKLIEKLINTNCDKLIDSANPQMRQLLSLTTEKEDLILFSIYRTELKVNNWLPAYRFETVGAFNNFYTYTAEQQ; via the coding sequence ATGAAACTATGGAATATTGTGGTATCTTTTGGTTCTATTGGACTTGCAGCTGTGTTGGGGTTAGTGATGGCTAATACTAATCCCAGTCAGTCGGCTTATGAAGATTATGCCGTAAAACAACTAACATCATACTTAAAAAAAGATGTCTGCAATCAAACATCAAAGCTCATAGAGAAGTTAATCAACACTAACTGTGACAAACTCATAGATTCTGCTAACCCCCAGATGCGTCAACTCCTTTCACTCACCACTGAAAAGGAAGACTTAATTTTGTTTAGTATCTATCGCACTGAATTAAAAGTGAATAATTGGCTACCTGCTTATAGATTTGAAACTGTAGGTGCATTTAATAACTTCTATACTTATACGGCCGAGCAGCAATAG
- a CDS encoding serine/threonine-protein kinase: MKLCPHIGCLYSHNPTTAEVCLQCGKQLLLNHRYHLIRRIGQGGFGITFLAVDEQLPAKPWCVIKQFHFPSQYGRNCQQAVKLFRQEAVRLDGLQHRQIPKLLGYFEQENQLYLVEEWIPGQTLKEELQQNGVFREPQIQQLLKDLLPVLQFIHDKQIIHRDIKPANIIRHANTGELFLIDFGIAKHITATALLQTGTTIGSPEYMSPEQTRGKALPASDLYSLGVTCIHLLTDISPFDLFDVSCDRWVWRDYLLSGNTISKQLGEILDQMLQNAVSQRYKSAAEVLQVLNTCPSTVQPQQSVNTLYSEVGVDYHKLRDLLAFKQWSLADQETWAVMCQALSKPTGSYFFMGDIAKLPCEDLQIIDQLWLKYSQGRFGFSIQKQIYERVECDYVRFCAAVGWHLYNSNSPPSWQFPLYQSFPEGNFPSRVWAGGTQWWRHIEAVGARLANCRLAEYSP; encoded by the coding sequence ATGAAACTCTGTCCTCATATTGGTTGTTTATATTCCCACAATCCTACTACAGCCGAAGTTTGTCTCCAATGCGGTAAGCAGCTTTTACTCAATCATCGTTATCATTTAATCCGACGTATTGGTCAGGGTGGCTTTGGTATCACATTTTTAGCAGTGGATGAACAACTCCCCGCCAAACCCTGGTGTGTCATTAAACAATTTCATTTCCCCTCCCAGTATGGTCGCAATTGTCAGCAAGCCGTGAAATTATTTCGCCAGGAGGCTGTGCGGTTAGATGGGTTACAACATCGCCAAATTCCAAAGCTGTTGGGGTATTTTGAACAGGAAAATCAGCTGTATCTAGTGGAAGAATGGATTCCTGGACAAACTCTCAAAGAGGAATTGCAGCAAAATGGCGTTTTTAGAGAGCCACAAATTCAGCAACTCTTGAAAGATTTATTACCAGTGCTGCAATTTATCCATGACAAGCAAATTATTCATCGGGACATCAAGCCAGCCAATATCATCCGCCATGCAAATACAGGGGAGTTATTTTTAATTGATTTTGGCATTGCTAAACACATTACCGCTACAGCTTTACTCCAAACAGGTACTACCATCGGTTCTCCTGAATATATGTCCCCTGAACAAACTAGAGGGAAAGCATTACCAGCTAGTGATTTGTACAGTTTAGGTGTCACCTGTATTCATTTATTAACCGACATTTCCCCCTTTGATTTATTTGATGTGAGTTGCGATCGCTGGGTCTGGCGTGATTATCTTTTATCAGGGAACACTATCAGCAAGCAACTAGGCGAAATTCTTGACCAAATGCTGCAAAATGCTGTTTCGCAACGCTACAAATCGGCGGCTGAAGTTTTACAAGTCCTAAATACCTGTCCTAGCACTGTCCAGCCGCAACAATCAGTTAACACTCTATATTCTGAGGTAGGAGTTGACTACCATAAATTACGCGATTTATTAGCTTTCAAACAATGGTCACTTGCAGACCAAGAAACTTGGGCGGTAATGTGTCAGGCTTTATCTAAGCCCACGGGTAGTTATTTTTTTATGGGTGACATCGCCAAATTACCCTGCGAAGACTTACAAATCATTGACCAATTGTGGCTCAAATACAGTCAAGGGAGATTTGGTTTTAGTATCCAAAAGCAAATTTACGAGAGAGTTGAATGTGACTATGTCAGGTTTTGTGCGGCGGTAGGATGGCATTTATATAACTCTAATTCTCCTCCTAGTTGGCAATTTCCCCTTTATCAGTCGTTTCCAGAAGGGAATTTTCCCTCACGGGTGTGGGCTGGTGGGACTCAATGGTGGCGACATATCGAAGCCGTGGGGGCTAGGTTAGCAAATTGTAGATTGGCTGAATATTCCCCCTAG
- a CDS encoding ferredoxin-thioredoxin reductase variable chain, with protein sequence MFVETLVEQQKQGVKVDMKVGDRIRVKESVVVYHHPEHRGKAFDIKGIEGEIVDIVTQWQGRPVSANLPLLVQISKKFKVHLREGEVELI encoded by the coding sequence TTGTTCGTGGAGACACTTGTGGAACAGCAAAAGCAAGGTGTAAAGGTTGATATGAAAGTAGGCGATCGCATTCGTGTTAAAGAGTCAGTGGTAGTGTACCATCATCCTGAACATCGCGGTAAAGCTTTTGACATCAAAGGCATAGAAGGCGAAATTGTGGATATTGTTACCCAATGGCAAGGTAGACCTGTAAGTGCTAACTTACCATTGTTAGTCCAAATTAGTAAAAAATTTAAAGTCCACTTACGTGAAGGTGAAGTGGAGCTAATCTAA
- a CDS encoding glycosyltransferase family 4 protein — protein sequence MRVLHILNHIREIGNGIVNVAVDLACLQAKNGHDVAVASAGGEYEKLLASYGVQHFLLDQARTPTNLIPAVRRYRAIIKDFQPDIVHAHMMTGVVLGKLLKANSDYALVSTVHNEFQRSAILMGLADRVIAVSKAVCQSMARRGIPGHKLRVIPNGTLGSVRTRHIKEYEPVKLQHPAIATVAGMYQRKGISELIDAFTQIAPEFPQAHLYIVGNGPDREAFTQKAQHTAFSDRIHFEGFQPEPQRYLLAADIFVLASHRDPSPLVIPEAREAGCAIVATKVDGIPEALDNGKAGILVPPKDSQSLATALAELLSNPNELSYWKEQAQQNLEWLSVGRVNKETLAVYSELIPGKSGKYTKIIC from the coding sequence ATGCGTGTACTACATATCTTGAATCATATCCGAGAAATTGGTAACGGCATCGTCAATGTAGCTGTAGACTTGGCTTGTCTGCAAGCTAAAAACGGTCATGATGTGGCTGTTGCATCTGCCGGTGGAGAATATGAAAAATTATTAGCTAGTTATGGTGTACAGCATTTTCTTTTAGATCAAGCTAGAACACCTACGAATTTAATTCCGGCTGTTAGACGGTATCGAGCCATTATCAAAGATTTTCAGCCAGATATCGTTCACGCTCATATGATGACGGGGGTTGTGTTAGGCAAACTTCTCAAAGCTAATTCTGACTATGCTTTAGTTTCTACAGTCCACAATGAATTTCAACGCAGTGCTATACTTATGGGTTTAGCAGATCGGGTTATTGCTGTGAGCAAAGCCGTCTGTCAATCAATGGCACGGCGCGGGATTCCTGGGCATAAATTGCGGGTAATACCGAATGGGACATTGGGCAGTGTTCGCACTCGTCATATTAAAGAGTATGAGCCTGTAAAATTACAACATCCAGCGATCGCCACTGTGGCAGGAATGTATCAGCGCAAAGGCATTAGTGAGTTAATCGATGCTTTCACACAAATAGCTCCAGAATTTCCCCAAGCACACCTTTATATAGTAGGAAATGGCCCAGATAGGGAAGCTTTTACCCAAAAAGCCCAGCATACAGCTTTTAGCGATCGCATTCATTTTGAAGGTTTTCAGCCAGAACCACAACGCTATCTATTAGCAGCTGATATCTTCGTCCTCGCCTCCCATCGTGACCCGTCCCCATTGGTGATTCCAGAAGCCAGAGAAGCAGGTTGTGCAATTGTGGCTACTAAGGTAGATGGCATTCCTGAAGCTTTAGACAATGGCAAAGCCGGTATTTTAGTCCCACCGAAAGATAGTCAATCTCTAGCCACAGCTTTAGCAGAATTACTGAGTAATCCTAATGAATTGTCTTACTGGAAAGAGCAAGCACAACAAAACTTAGAATGGTTGAGTGTAGGACGGGTCAATAAAGAAACTTTAGCCGTATATAGTGAGTTAATTCCTGGAAAATCAGGAAAATACACCAAAATCATCTGTTAA